The Poecilia reticulata strain Guanapo linkage group LG13, Guppy_female_1.0+MT, whole genome shotgun sequence genome has a segment encoding these proteins:
- the LOC103474771 gene encoding beta-galactosidase-1-like protein 2, giving the protein MNSCEGLRADSSQFTLRGEPFRILGGSVHYFRVPRPYWKDRLLKMKACGLNTLTTYVPWNLHEPERGTFNFQDQLDLRAYISLAAETGFWVILRPGPYICAEWDLGGLPSWLLQDKDIQLRTTYPGFVNAVNLYFDKLVSVVQPLMFENGGPIIALQLENEYGSYAKDDEYMPFLKNCLQSKGVNELLLTSDNWEGLRYRRMEGVLKTINLQRLSFGAIQHLACMQPQKPLMVMEYWSGWFDVWGEHHHVFHAEDMLGVVSEILERGVSINLYMFHGGTNFGFMNGAMDFGTYKPQVTSYDYDAPLSEAGDCTVKYEILRDLFSRYNSEPLPEVPSPQERKAYEPVYTQLYLSLWDAIQFIDKPCRSERPINMENLPVNNSNGQSYGYTLYETTISGGGALNSGNNIRDRALVFLDREHVGCLDYKTHEVILPDAKRERTLAVLVENCGRVNYGKALDNQRKGIVGDIVLNHAPLRGFTTFCFDLKPSFIKRLSSSGQWKTNLKSGPVPGFFQAKLVLDGPPKDTFIKLPNWGKGVVFVNGQNLGRYWFIGPQHFLYLPGPWLRSGDNQIIIFEEEKVDGKIMFSENPEYGKTIDVYKLPFCSLL; this is encoded by the exons ATGAACAGTTGTGAGGGGCTGAGGGCCGACTCCTCTCAGTTCACTCTGAGGGGGGAGCCCTTCCGCATCCTGGGCGGCTCCGTCCATTACTTCCGCGTGCCCAGACCGTACTGGAAGGATAGACTACTGAAGATGAAGGCCTGTGGTCTCAATACTCTTACAAC ATATGTGCCATGGAACCTGCATGAGCCTGAAAGAGGGACATTTAACTTTCAAGATCAGCTAGATCTCAG GGCCTATATCAGTTTAGCAGCAGAGACAGGTTTCTGGGTGATCCTACGTCCAGGACCTTACATCTGTGCTGAATGGGACTTGGGTGGCTTGCCAAG CTGGTTGCTACAAGATAAAGACATTCAGTTGAGAACAACTTACCCCGGATTTGTAAATGCTGTCAACTTGTACTTTGACAAACTTGTCTCAGTTGTCCAACCTCTGATG TTTGAGAATGGAGGACCAATCATTGCTCTCCAATTAGAGAACGAGTATGGATCATATGCAAAGGACGATGAGTATATGccttttttaaagaat TGTCTCCAGTCCAAAGGGGTCAATGAGCTCCTGCTAACTTCTGACAACTGGGAAGGTTTGAGATACAGAAGGATGGAGGGAG ttctaaaaacaataaatcttcaGAGGTTGTCATTTGGAGCCATTCAGCACTTGGCATGCATGCAG CCCCAGAAACCTCTAATGGTGATGGAATATTGGTCTGGGTGGTTTGATGTCTGGGGAGAGCATCATCATGTGTTCCATGCAGAAG ACATGCTTGGCGTGGTGTCAGAAATTCTGGAGAGAGGCGTTTCCATTAACCTGTACATGTTTCATGGTGGCACCAACTTTGGCTTCATGAATGGAGCAATGGACTTTGGCACCTACAAACCCCAGGTCACAAGTTATG ATTATGACGCTCCGCTATCTGAAGCTGGAGATTGCACTGTCAAATATGAAATTCTGAGGGATTTATTCAGCCGGTACAACT CGGAGCCTCTTCCTGAAGTGCCTTCTCCTCAGGAGAGGAAAGCTTATGAGCCAGTGTACACGCAGCTGTACCTTTCTCTGTGGGACGCCATACAGTTCATAGATAAG CcatgcaggtcagagaggccaaTAAACATGGAGAATCTCCCAGTCAACAACAGCAATGGTCAGTCATATGGCTATACACTGTATGAAACCACCATCAGTGGTGGAGGAGCGTTAAACTCTGGGAACAACATCAGAGACAGAGCTCTG GTGTTCTTGGATCGGGAACATGTAGGATGTTTGGACTACAAGACTCATGAAGTCATCTTGCCTGATGCCAAG agagagaggacCTTGGCTGTACTTGTTGAAAACTGTGGAAGAGTGAATTATGGTAAAGCTCTTGATAACCAGCGCAAAG GTATTGTGGGAGACATTGTGCTTAATCATGCACCACTAAGAGGATTCACCACCTTCTGTTTTGATCTAAAGCCAAGCTTTATAAAAAG gTTGTCAAGTTCAGGTCAGTGGAAAACCAACCTTAAGTCAGGGCCAGTCCCAGGATTTTTCCAGGCCAAGCTCGTTTTGGACGGTCCTCCAAAGGACACCTTCATCAAGCTTCCT AACTGGGGTAAAGGAGTGGTGTTTGTCAATGGCCAGAACCTTGGTCGTTACTGGTTCATTGGTCCCCAGCATTTCCTCTATCTCCCAGGACCTTGGCTCAGAAGTGGAGACAACCAG atcattatttttgaagaagaaaaagtggatggaaaaattatgttttctgaaaatCCTGAATATGGGAAAACCATTGATGTTTACAAACTTCCCTTTTGCAGTCTGCTGTAA
- the LOC103474770 gene encoding beta-galactosidase-1-like protein 2 isoform X1: MEISSILGVRLSLKQRYFLLLCIGALAIVAYQITRDHPQRARMKRAEGLRANSSQFSLEKQPFRILGGSVHYFRVPRTYWEDRLLKMKACGINTLTTYVPWNLHEPERGVFDFENDLDLEAYLRIAASLGLWVILRPGPYICAEWDFGGLPSWLLRDENMKLRTTYSGFTDAVNSFFDELIKKVTPYQYSQGGPIIAVQVENEYGSYAKDDKYMPFIKEALLSRGITELLLTSDNKDGLKLGGVKGALETINFQRLDINEIKYLDEIQPQKPRMVMEYWSGWFDLWGGLHHVFPDEDMISVVKEVLKLDMSINLYMFHGGTNFGFMSGAFAVGLPAPQPMVTSYDYDAPLSEAGDYTTKYHLLRNLFSSYHNQPLPELPATQERKAYQSVVVQQHLSLWDSLHSTERPFKSERPINMENLPVNNNNGQSYGYTLYETVITSGGTLNSKNNIRDRALVFVDKQYVGVLDYKVQELVIPDGKGSRTLGLLVENCGRVNYGTTLDEQRKGLVGDVELNSKVLRGFIIHSLDMKPGFLNSLQTTGSWVPMQQQPSFPAFFQGKLYVNSSPKDTFIKLPGWTKGVVFINGRNLGRYWSIGPQQTLYVPGPWLHKGDNQVMVFEEQEADGRLQFTSSPDYGMTVDVQ, translated from the exons ATGGAAATCTCGTCGATACTTGGGGTTCGTCTGTCCTTAAAGCAACGGTATTTCCTCCTGCTTTGCATCGGTGCTCTGGCAATAGTTGCTTATCAAATTACGAG AGACCATCCACAAAGAGCAAGAATGAAGCGCGCAGAAGGACTGAGAGCCAACTCTTCACAGTTCAGCTTGGAGAAGCAACCCTTCCGCATCCTGGGAGGCTCTGTCCATTACTTCCGTGTCCCCAGGACCTACTGGGAGGACCGACTGCTGAAGATGAAAGCCTGCGGCATCAACACTCTTACAAC ctATGTACCATGGAACCTGCATGAACCAGAGCGAGGGGTGTTTGACTTTGAGAATGATCTGGATTTAGA AGCTTACCTTCGCATTGCAGCCAGCTTGGGCCTCTGGGTGATTTTGCGCCCTGGGCCATACATCTGCGCTGAATGGGATTTTGGCGGACTGCctag ttggCTGCTAAGAGATGAAAATATGAAGCTGAGAACGACCTACTCAGGATTCACAGATGCAGTCAACTCCTTTTTTGATGAACTCATAAAGAAAGTTACTCCATACCag TACTCCCAGGGTGGCCCGATCATAGCAGTTCAAGTCGAGAACGAATACGGCTCCTACGCTAAAGACGACAAGTACATGCCTTTCATAAAGGAG GCATTATTGTCCAGAGGCatcacagagctgctgctgacctctgacaACAAGGACGGGCTGAAGCTCGGAGGAGTGAAAGGAG cGCTGGAAACCATCAATTTCCAGAGACTGGACATAAACGAGATCAAGTATCTGGATGAAATTCAA CCTCAGAAACCTAGGATGGTTATGGAGTACTGGTCTGGCTGGTTCGATCTCTGGGGAGGCCTTCACCATGTCTTCCCTGATGAGG ACATGATCTCGGTTGTCAAAGAAGTCCTGAAGCTGGACATGTCAATCAACCTGTACATGTTTCATGGAGGAACCAATTTTGGCTTCATGAGTGGTGCGTTTGCTGTTGGGCTGCCAGCACCTCAACCCATGGTGACAAGCTATG ATTACGATGCTCCATTATCCGAGGCCGGGGATTACACCACCAAGTATCATCTTCTGAGGAATTTATTCAGCAGCTACCACA ACCAACCACTTCCTGAACTACCCGCCACTCAAGAAAGGAAAGCCTATCAGTCTGTTGTCGTCCAGCAGCATCTCTCTCTTTGGGACAGTCTCCATTCAACTGAAAGG CCTTTCAAATCTGAGAGGCCAATAAACATGGAGAACCTCCCTGTCAACAACAATAATGGCCAGTCCTACGGCTACACGCTGTATGAGACGGTCATCACCAGCGGAGGAACTCTCAACTCCAAGAACAACATCAGAGACAGAGCACTG GTTTTTGTGGACAAACAATATGTTGGTGTTTTGGACTATAAGGTGCAGGAACTTGTAATACCTGATGGGAAG GGAAGCAGAACTCTGGGCTTGCTGGTGGAGAACTGTGGAAGGGTGAATTATGGGACGACTCTGGATGAGCAGCGCAAAG GTCTTGTTGGTGATGTTGAGTTAAATTCGAAGGTCCTCAGAGGCTTCATTATTCATAGTCTGGATATGAAACCAGGCTTTTTAAACAg CCTTCAGACCACAGGCTCCTGGGTGCCTATGCAGCAGCAGCCCTCGTTCCCGGCCTTTTTTCAGGGCAAACTTTACGTGAACAGCTCTCCTAAAGACACCTTCATCAAACTTCCT GGATGGACCAAAGGGGTTGTGTTTATAAATGGCAGGAATTTGGGAAGATACTGGTCTATTGGACCACAACAAACACTTTATGTCCCAGGGCCCTGGCTTCACAAAGGAGACAACCAG
- the LOC103474770 gene encoding beta-galactosidase-1-like protein 2 isoform X3 — translation MEISSILGVRLSLKQRYFLLLCIGALAIVAYQITRDHPQRARMKRAEGLRANSSQFSLEKQPFRILGGSVHYFRVPRTYWEDRLLKMKACGINTLTTYVPWNLHEPERGVFDFENDLDLEAYLRIAASLGLWVILRPGPYICAEWDFGGLPSWLLRDENMKLRTTYSGFTDAVNSFFDELIKKVTPYQYSQGGPIIAVQVENEYGSYAKDDKYMPFIKEALLSRGITELLLTSDNKDGLKLGGVKGALETINFQRLDINEIKYLDEIQPQKPRMVMEYWSGWFDLWGGLHHVFPDEDMISVVKEVLKLDMSINLYMFHGGTNFGFMSGAFAVGLPAPQPMVTSYDYDAPLSEAGDYTTKYHLLRNLFSSYHNQPLPELPATQERKAYQSVVVQQHLSLWDSLHSTERPFKSERPINMENLPVNNNNGQSYGYTLYETVITSGGTLNSKNNIRDRALVFVDKQYVGVLDYKVQELVIPDGKGSRTLGLLVENCGRVNYGTTLDEQRKAFRPQAPGCLCSSSPRSRPFFRANFT, via the exons ATGGAAATCTCGTCGATACTTGGGGTTCGTCTGTCCTTAAAGCAACGGTATTTCCTCCTGCTTTGCATCGGTGCTCTGGCAATAGTTGCTTATCAAATTACGAG AGACCATCCACAAAGAGCAAGAATGAAGCGCGCAGAAGGACTGAGAGCCAACTCTTCACAGTTCAGCTTGGAGAAGCAACCCTTCCGCATCCTGGGAGGCTCTGTCCATTACTTCCGTGTCCCCAGGACCTACTGGGAGGACCGACTGCTGAAGATGAAAGCCTGCGGCATCAACACTCTTACAAC ctATGTACCATGGAACCTGCATGAACCAGAGCGAGGGGTGTTTGACTTTGAGAATGATCTGGATTTAGA AGCTTACCTTCGCATTGCAGCCAGCTTGGGCCTCTGGGTGATTTTGCGCCCTGGGCCATACATCTGCGCTGAATGGGATTTTGGCGGACTGCctag ttggCTGCTAAGAGATGAAAATATGAAGCTGAGAACGACCTACTCAGGATTCACAGATGCAGTCAACTCCTTTTTTGATGAACTCATAAAGAAAGTTACTCCATACCag TACTCCCAGGGTGGCCCGATCATAGCAGTTCAAGTCGAGAACGAATACGGCTCCTACGCTAAAGACGACAAGTACATGCCTTTCATAAAGGAG GCATTATTGTCCAGAGGCatcacagagctgctgctgacctctgacaACAAGGACGGGCTGAAGCTCGGAGGAGTGAAAGGAG cGCTGGAAACCATCAATTTCCAGAGACTGGACATAAACGAGATCAAGTATCTGGATGAAATTCAA CCTCAGAAACCTAGGATGGTTATGGAGTACTGGTCTGGCTGGTTCGATCTCTGGGGAGGCCTTCACCATGTCTTCCCTGATGAGG ACATGATCTCGGTTGTCAAAGAAGTCCTGAAGCTGGACATGTCAATCAACCTGTACATGTTTCATGGAGGAACCAATTTTGGCTTCATGAGTGGTGCGTTTGCTGTTGGGCTGCCAGCACCTCAACCCATGGTGACAAGCTATG ATTACGATGCTCCATTATCCGAGGCCGGGGATTACACCACCAAGTATCATCTTCTGAGGAATTTATTCAGCAGCTACCACA ACCAACCACTTCCTGAACTACCCGCCACTCAAGAAAGGAAAGCCTATCAGTCTGTTGTCGTCCAGCAGCATCTCTCTCTTTGGGACAGTCTCCATTCAACTGAAAGG CCTTTCAAATCTGAGAGGCCAATAAACATGGAGAACCTCCCTGTCAACAACAATAATGGCCAGTCCTACGGCTACACGCTGTATGAGACGGTCATCACCAGCGGAGGAACTCTCAACTCCAAGAACAACATCAGAGACAGAGCACTG GTTTTTGTGGACAAACAATATGTTGGTGTTTTGGACTATAAGGTGCAGGAACTTGTAATACCTGATGGGAAG GGAAGCAGAACTCTGGGCTTGCTGGTGGAGAACTGTGGAAGGGTGAATTATGGGACGACTCTGGATGAGCAGCGCAAAG CCTTCAGACCACAGGCTCCTGGGTGCCTATGCAGCAGCAGCCCTCGTTCCCGGCCTTTTTTCAGGGCAAACTTTACGTGA
- the LOC103474770 gene encoding beta-galactosidase-1-like protein 2 isoform X2 produces MKRAEGLRANSSQFSLEKQPFRILGGSVHYFRVPRTYWEDRLLKMKACGINTLTTYVPWNLHEPERGVFDFENDLDLEAYLRIAASLGLWVILRPGPYICAEWDFGGLPSWLLRDENMKLRTTYSGFTDAVNSFFDELIKKVTPYQYSQGGPIIAVQVENEYGSYAKDDKYMPFIKEALLSRGITELLLTSDNKDGLKLGGVKGALETINFQRLDINEIKYLDEIQPQKPRMVMEYWSGWFDLWGGLHHVFPDEDMISVVKEVLKLDMSINLYMFHGGTNFGFMSGAFAVGLPAPQPMVTSYDYDAPLSEAGDYTTKYHLLRNLFSSYHNQPLPELPATQERKAYQSVVVQQHLSLWDSLHSTERPFKSERPINMENLPVNNNNGQSYGYTLYETVITSGGTLNSKNNIRDRALVFVDKQYVGVLDYKVQELVIPDGKGSRTLGLLVENCGRVNYGTTLDEQRKGLVGDVELNSKVLRGFIIHSLDMKPGFLNSLQTTGSWVPMQQQPSFPAFFQGKLYVNSSPKDTFIKLPGWTKGVVFINGRNLGRYWSIGPQQTLYVPGPWLHKGDNQVMVFEEQEADGRLQFTSSPDYGMTVDVQ; encoded by the exons ATGAAGCGCGCAGAAGGACTGAGAGCCAACTCTTCACAGTTCAGCTTGGAGAAGCAACCCTTCCGCATCCTGGGAGGCTCTGTCCATTACTTCCGTGTCCCCAGGACCTACTGGGAGGACCGACTGCTGAAGATGAAAGCCTGCGGCATCAACACTCTTACAAC ctATGTACCATGGAACCTGCATGAACCAGAGCGAGGGGTGTTTGACTTTGAGAATGATCTGGATTTAGA AGCTTACCTTCGCATTGCAGCCAGCTTGGGCCTCTGGGTGATTTTGCGCCCTGGGCCATACATCTGCGCTGAATGGGATTTTGGCGGACTGCctag ttggCTGCTAAGAGATGAAAATATGAAGCTGAGAACGACCTACTCAGGATTCACAGATGCAGTCAACTCCTTTTTTGATGAACTCATAAAGAAAGTTACTCCATACCag TACTCCCAGGGTGGCCCGATCATAGCAGTTCAAGTCGAGAACGAATACGGCTCCTACGCTAAAGACGACAAGTACATGCCTTTCATAAAGGAG GCATTATTGTCCAGAGGCatcacagagctgctgctgacctctgacaACAAGGACGGGCTGAAGCTCGGAGGAGTGAAAGGAG cGCTGGAAACCATCAATTTCCAGAGACTGGACATAAACGAGATCAAGTATCTGGATGAAATTCAA CCTCAGAAACCTAGGATGGTTATGGAGTACTGGTCTGGCTGGTTCGATCTCTGGGGAGGCCTTCACCATGTCTTCCCTGATGAGG ACATGATCTCGGTTGTCAAAGAAGTCCTGAAGCTGGACATGTCAATCAACCTGTACATGTTTCATGGAGGAACCAATTTTGGCTTCATGAGTGGTGCGTTTGCTGTTGGGCTGCCAGCACCTCAACCCATGGTGACAAGCTATG ATTACGATGCTCCATTATCCGAGGCCGGGGATTACACCACCAAGTATCATCTTCTGAGGAATTTATTCAGCAGCTACCACA ACCAACCACTTCCTGAACTACCCGCCACTCAAGAAAGGAAAGCCTATCAGTCTGTTGTCGTCCAGCAGCATCTCTCTCTTTGGGACAGTCTCCATTCAACTGAAAGG CCTTTCAAATCTGAGAGGCCAATAAACATGGAGAACCTCCCTGTCAACAACAATAATGGCCAGTCCTACGGCTACACGCTGTATGAGACGGTCATCACCAGCGGAGGAACTCTCAACTCCAAGAACAACATCAGAGACAGAGCACTG GTTTTTGTGGACAAACAATATGTTGGTGTTTTGGACTATAAGGTGCAGGAACTTGTAATACCTGATGGGAAG GGAAGCAGAACTCTGGGCTTGCTGGTGGAGAACTGTGGAAGGGTGAATTATGGGACGACTCTGGATGAGCAGCGCAAAG GTCTTGTTGGTGATGTTGAGTTAAATTCGAAGGTCCTCAGAGGCTTCATTATTCATAGTCTGGATATGAAACCAGGCTTTTTAAACAg CCTTCAGACCACAGGCTCCTGGGTGCCTATGCAGCAGCAGCCCTCGTTCCCGGCCTTTTTTCAGGGCAAACTTTACGTGAACAGCTCTCCTAAAGACACCTTCATCAAACTTCCT GGATGGACCAAAGGGGTTGTGTTTATAAATGGCAGGAATTTGGGAAGATACTGGTCTATTGGACCACAACAAACACTTTATGTCCCAGGGCCCTGGCTTCACAAAGGAGACAACCAG